The proteins below are encoded in one region of Gopherus flavomarginatus isolate rGopFla2 chromosome 12, rGopFla2.mat.asm, whole genome shotgun sequence:
- the LOC127033307 gene encoding zinc finger protein 501-like isoform X2 — protein sequence MQENYEMVTSLGGAGMVKEKENPQQEGGEDVGLQGTVLGRSEENFYQNHKPGKTCENQCRSERLLGYSPGKKTCEPINHGGDCEDLKETTAQQRIPTEERKNTCTECGKSFIRRSHLISHQRIHTGEKPYKCLVCAKGFNQTANLISHQRIHTGEKPYKCLDCGKGFNQGSHLIRHERTHTGEQPYKCLDCGKSFIQSSHLIRHERTHTGEKPYKCLDCGKSFVLSSDLISHQSSHTGEKPYKCLHCGESFDWNMQLVRHQKHHTGEKPYKCLDCGKAFSDSSALIIHQRVHTGEKPYKCLDCGRRFNRSAHLTRHKRTHTGDKPYKCPDCGKSFNQSAYLISHQRTHTGEKPYKCLECGKRFSWSSNLISHQRTHTGERPYKCLDCGKRFIDNSARIKHHKIHTGEKPYKCLDCGKSFSRRSTHVRHQRIHMGEKP from the exons ATGCAGGAAAACTATGAGATGGTGACCTCTCTGG GGGGTGCTGGGATGgtgaaggagaaggagaatcCACAGCAGGAAGGTGGTGAGGACGTGGGTCTGCAGGGAACGGTATTGGGAAGATCCGAGGAGAATTTTTACCAGAATCATAAGCCAGGAAAAACCTGCGAAAACCAGTGCAGGTCGGAGAGGCTGCTGGGATACAGCCCAGGGAAGAAAACATGTGAACCCATAAATCATGGTGGAGATTGCGAGGATCTCAAGGAAACCACAGCCCAGCAGAGAATCCCcacagaagagagaaaaaacacatgcactgagtgtggtAAAAGCTTTATACGGCGATCACACCTTATTtcccatcagaggatccacactggagagaaacccTACAAGTGCCTTGTCTGTGCGAAAGGTTTCAATCAGACCGCAAACCTTATTTctcatcagaggatccacacaggggaaaaACCCTATAAATGTCTTGATTGTGGGAAAGGTTTCAATCAGGGTTCGCATCTTATTAGGCATGAGAGAACCCACACTGGTGAGCAACCTTATAAATGtcttgactgtgggaaaagcttcattcaGAGCTCACATCTTATTAGGCACGAGAGAAcccacacaggtgagaaaccctataaatgcctggactgtgggaaaagctttgttCTGAGCTCAGATCTTATTTCACATCAGAGTAGCCACACAGGAGaaaaaccctataaatgcctGCACTGTGGAGAAAGTTTTGATTGGAACATGCAGCTTGTTAGACATCAGAAGCACCACACGGGAGAGAAACCCTACAAATGCCTGGATTGCGGGAAAGCATTTAGTGACAGTTCTGCCCTTATTATTCATCAGagagtccacacaggagagaaaccttaTAAATGCCTCGACTGTGGGAGAAGATTCAATAGGAGCGCGCACCTTACTAGACACAAGAGAACCCACACGGGAGACAAACCCTATAAGTGtccagactgtgggaaaagcttcaatcagagtgCGTACCTCATTTcacatcagagaacccacacaggagagaaaccctataaatgcctcGAGTGTGGGAAAAGATTCAGCTGGAGTTCCAATCTGATTTCACATCAAAGaactcacacaggagagagaccatataagtgcctggactgtgggaaaaggttTATTGACAACTCTGCCCGTATTAAACATCACAAAATTCatacaggagagaagccctataaATGCctcgactgtgggaaaagtttcagtcgGAGATCAACCCATGTtcgacatcagagaatccacatgggaGAGAAACCTTGA
- the LOC127033307 gene encoding zinc finger protein 501-like isoform X3: MVKEKENPQQEGGEDVGLQGTVLGRSEENFYQNHKPGKTCENQCRSERLLGYSPGKKTCEPINHGGDCEDLKETTAQQRIPTEERKNTCTECGKSFIRRSHLISHQRIHTGEKPYKCLVCAKGFNQTANLISHQRIHTGEKPYKCLDCGKGFNQGSHLIRHERTHTGEQPYKCLDCGKSFIQSSHLIRHERTHTGEKPYKCLDCGKSFVLSSDLISHQSSHTGEKPYKCLHCGESFDWNMQLVRHQKHHTGEKPYKCLDCGKAFSDSSALIIHQRVHTGEKPYKCLDCGRRFNRSAHLTRHKRTHTGDKPYKCPDCGKSFNQSAYLISHQRTHTGEKPYKCLECGKRFSWSSNLISHQRTHTGERPYKCLDCGKRFIDNSARIKHHKIHTGEKPYKCLDCGKSFSRRSTHVRHQRIHMGEKP, encoded by the coding sequence ATGgtgaaggagaaggagaatcCACAGCAGGAAGGTGGTGAGGACGTGGGTCTGCAGGGAACGGTATTGGGAAGATCCGAGGAGAATTTTTACCAGAATCATAAGCCAGGAAAAACCTGCGAAAACCAGTGCAGGTCGGAGAGGCTGCTGGGATACAGCCCAGGGAAGAAAACATGTGAACCCATAAATCATGGTGGAGATTGCGAGGATCTCAAGGAAACCACAGCCCAGCAGAGAATCCCcacagaagagagaaaaaacacatgcactgagtgtggtAAAAGCTTTATACGGCGATCACACCTTATTtcccatcagaggatccacactggagagaaacccTACAAGTGCCTTGTCTGTGCGAAAGGTTTCAATCAGACCGCAAACCTTATTTctcatcagaggatccacacaggggaaaaACCCTATAAATGTCTTGATTGTGGGAAAGGTTTCAATCAGGGTTCGCATCTTATTAGGCATGAGAGAACCCACACTGGTGAGCAACCTTATAAATGtcttgactgtgggaaaagcttcattcaGAGCTCACATCTTATTAGGCACGAGAGAAcccacacaggtgagaaaccctataaatgcctggactgtgggaaaagctttgttCTGAGCTCAGATCTTATTTCACATCAGAGTAGCCACACAGGAGaaaaaccctataaatgcctGCACTGTGGAGAAAGTTTTGATTGGAACATGCAGCTTGTTAGACATCAGAAGCACCACACGGGAGAGAAACCCTACAAATGCCTGGATTGCGGGAAAGCATTTAGTGACAGTTCTGCCCTTATTATTCATCAGagagtccacacaggagagaaaccttaTAAATGCCTCGACTGTGGGAGAAGATTCAATAGGAGCGCGCACCTTACTAGACACAAGAGAACCCACACGGGAGACAAACCCTATAAGTGtccagactgtgggaaaagcttcaatcagagtgCGTACCTCATTTcacatcagagaacccacacaggagagaaaccctataaatgcctcGAGTGTGGGAAAAGATTCAGCTGGAGTTCCAATCTGATTTCACATCAAAGaactcacacaggagagagaccatataagtgcctggactgtgggaaaaggttTATTGACAACTCTGCCCGTATTAAACATCACAAAATTCatacaggagagaagccctataaATGCctcgactgtgggaaaagtttcagtcgGAGATCAACCCATGTtcgacatcagagaatccacatgggaGAGAAACCTTGA
- the LOC127033326 gene encoding zinc finger protein 239-like, whose product MVNEEENPQREGVEDVDLQGTVLGRSKGDFYENRKPGKACGNQRRSEMLLGYDPEKKTCEPINDGGDCKDLEETTAQQSMLTEERKNTCTECGKSFSRSSHLISHQRIHTGEKPYKCLVCGKGFNQSSNLISHQRIHTGEKPYKCLDCGKGFNQSCHLIRHERTHTGEKPYKCLECGKTFIQSSDLISHQRTHTGERPFKCLDCGESFDWNMQLVRHQMHHTGEKPYKCLDCGKGFSDSSALITHQRLHTGERPYKCLDCGRRFNRSSHLTRHKRTHSGDKPYKCLECGKSFSQSSYLISHQRTHTGEKPYKCLECGKRFSWSSDLISHQRTHTGERPYKCLDCGKSFSDNSALIKHQRIHTGERPYKCLDCGKTFNQSSTHIRHQRIHTGEKP is encoded by the coding sequence ATGGTGAATGAGGAGGAGAATCCGCAGCGGGAAGGTGTTGAGGATGTGGATCTGCAGGGAACGGTATTGGGAAGATCCAAAGGGGATTTTTATGAGAATCGTAAACCAGGAAAAGCCTGTGGAAATCAGCGCAGGTCAGAGATGCTGCTGGGATATGACCCAGAGAAGAAAACATGTGAACCCATAAATGATGGTGGAGATTGCAAGGACCTCGAGGAAACCACAGCCCAGCAGAGTATGCTcacagaagagagaaaaaacacatgtaccgagtgtgggaaaagcttcagtcgaaGTTCACATCTTATTtcccatcagaggatccacacgggagagaaaccctacaagtgtctagtctgtgggaAAGGTTTCAATCAAAGCTCAAACCTTATTtcccatcagaggatccacacgggagagaaaccctataagtGCCTTGACTGTGGGAAAGGTTTCAATCAAAGTTGCCATCTTATTAGGCATGAGAGAAcccacacaggtgagaaaccctataaatgcctggagtgcgggaaaaccttcattcAGAGTTCAGATCTTATTTcacatcagagaacccacacaggagaaagACCCTTTAAATGCCTGGACTGTGGGGAAAGTTTTGATTGGAACATGCAGCTTGTTAGACATCAGATGCACCatacaggagagaaaccctacaaATGCTTGGATTGTGGGAAGGGGTTTAGTGATAGTTCAGCCCTTATTACTCACCAGCGACtgcacacgggagagagaccctataaatgcctcGATTGTGGCAGAAGATTCAATCGGAGCTCACACCTGACTCGACACAAGAGAACCCATTCTGGAGACAAACCCTATAAATGCctggagtgtgggaaaagtttcagtcaGAGCTCATACCTTATTTCACATCAGCGAACACATACcggagagaaaccctataaatgccttGAATGTGGGAAAAGATTCAGTTGGAGCTCAGATCTGATTTCACATCAAAGaactcacacaggagagagaccctataagtgcctggactgtgggaaaagttttagtGACAACTCAGCCCTtattaaacatcagagaatccatacaggagaaagaccctataaatgcctcgactgtgggaaaactttcaatCAGAGCTCCACCCATATtcgacatcagagaatccacacaggagaaaaacCTTGA